From Humisphaera borealis, the proteins below share one genomic window:
- a CDS encoding OmpH family outer membrane protein — MRTFRLALTGFTLLGLATAGVRAADVDKAPAAPAPDVQPAAEKPQPVDPAVVALIDQLGSGEPAIREAASKKLLELGKSAVPTLKQSKDADDPEVRARVRSLIRKAERRLPPAAPAKDGNAHRQSVSVSMVNGQRNVDVDDNGYKIKIRQGPEGIVLDVTGVEDDKPVTETYRAKDADELKKENPEAFALYEKYNNGGPGGAFTIQLGGNAGFQGQVFINGGNPRGFAGGVQVEQKVAEAQVKAMEKVLEKLQEDPNIPAEHRAKIIEQIEQLRAKQQDVQQKQLKEMEQRREKALDELKVPLRDEPAKDGPAKDAKKD; from the coding sequence ATGCGCACGTTTCGATTGGCGTTGACGGGTTTCACACTCCTGGGCCTCGCGACCGCCGGGGTGCGGGCGGCAGACGTGGACAAGGCCCCTGCCGCCCCGGCGCCGGACGTGCAGCCGGCAGCGGAAAAGCCGCAGCCGGTGGACCCGGCCGTGGTGGCGCTGATCGACCAGCTCGGGAGCGGTGAACCGGCAATACGCGAAGCGGCTTCGAAGAAGCTGCTGGAGCTGGGCAAGTCGGCCGTGCCGACACTCAAGCAATCGAAGGACGCCGACGACCCCGAGGTTCGCGCCCGGGTGCGCAGCCTGATCCGCAAGGCCGAGCGTCGTCTCCCCCCCGCCGCCCCGGCGAAGGACGGCAACGCCCATCGCCAGAGCGTCAGCGTGTCGATGGTGAACGGGCAGCGGAATGTCGATGTCGACGACAACGGCTACAAGATCAAGATCCGCCAGGGGCCCGAGGGCATCGTCCTCGACGTGACCGGCGTTGAAGACGACAAGCCCGTCACCGAAACCTACAGAGCCAAGGACGCCGACGAGCTGAAGAAGGAAAACCCGGAGGCGTTCGCGCTTTACGAGAAGTACAACAACGGCGGGCCGGGCGGCGCGTTCACCATCCAGCTGGGGGGCAATGCCGGATTTCAGGGCCAGGTCTTCATCAACGGCGGAAATCCCCGGGGTTTCGCCGGCGGTGTTCAGGTTGAACAGAAGGTCGCCGAAGCGCAGGTGAAGGCGATGGAGAAGGTGCTGGAGAAGCTGCAGGAAGACCCCAACATTCCCGCCGAGCACAGGGCGAAGATTATCGAGCAGATCGAGCAGCTGCGGGCGAAACAGCAGGACGTGCAGCAGAAGCAGTTGAAGGAGATGGAGCAGCGCCGCGAGAAGGCGCTCGACGAGCTCAAGGTGCCGCTGCGTGACGAGCCCGCAAAGGA
- a CDS encoding SdrD B-like domain-containing protein, whose amino-acid sequence MQFQNRSQTTALQPTVEQLESRRLCAVNPTVVDVAVYYTPAARNSVGGVENLSHRLDRAIADTNVILANSRIDATVRLVWFGETSYKESGTLATDLGRLQNPADGYLDAVHAQRTSRGADLVHLLVADGDDGGRAYQLDDPSKSWSEFGFAVSQARYTNIEYIFAHETMHNSGAGHDDTDTGKRQIPYAYGLGVKTGTQTVHTLMGPGTRLPYLSSPDLSWRGQPLGIAAGSTQAARLGHAADNARVVREFLPRVAAHRSTFVTDATPPAARLIQSWVDSSGKTLSIQVALADDSAINVSTLGNTDLRITGPNGFSKAATFAAVDRATNGSQRLARYKVDLTGYPADPALYTATLNSGQIADIGGRTVAGGTLGLSGGVTRFGDRAGPNLQTSLELGAVDGMSRVITDGIGDVDPLNFYRFSLKTAGTITARLAGLSDNANLFLVKDTDANGEVDSGEMLASSTNAGTSVEQVSRSLSAGVYYLWVTPAGGAVTNYTLSLKATAAGPGSPPSQPPPTVNGSIRGLAWRDNNANGVQDSWEIGLSGWSVYADVNGNGVYDSADARATTDSTGAYTLTSLPPANYTVRSIDQSGYRRTTPASTSVAVAAGQSVIGINFGHTPRVLISGVVYTDTNRNQVRDAAETGQGGWTVYRDANNNSRFDAGESASVTDASGYWSIKDALPGTFVVRLIARPGYSSAPGGWTLDLTSGQTSTGRNFGVRAGA is encoded by the coding sequence TTGCAGTTCCAGAACCGGTCGCAGACGACCGCCCTTCAACCCACAGTCGAGCAACTGGAATCGCGGCGGCTTTGCGCCGTGAATCCCACCGTGGTGGACGTCGCGGTCTACTACACGCCCGCCGCCCGCAACAGCGTCGGCGGGGTCGAGAACCTTTCGCATCGTCTCGATCGCGCGATCGCCGATACCAACGTCATCCTCGCCAACAGCCGCATCGACGCGACCGTCCGCCTCGTCTGGTTCGGCGAGACCTCGTACAAGGAATCCGGCACCCTCGCGACCGATCTCGGCCGGCTGCAGAACCCTGCCGACGGATACCTCGATGCGGTGCATGCCCAACGCACCAGCCGCGGGGCCGACCTGGTTCATCTGCTGGTCGCCGACGGCGACGACGGCGGCCGGGCCTACCAGTTGGACGACCCCTCCAAGTCCTGGTCGGAGTTCGGTTTCGCCGTCTCGCAGGCACGCTATACCAATATCGAGTACATCTTCGCCCACGAGACCATGCACAACAGCGGTGCCGGTCACGATGACACCGACACCGGCAAACGCCAGATCCCTTACGCTTACGGCCTGGGCGTCAAGACCGGCACGCAGACCGTTCACACCCTGATGGGACCGGGCACCCGACTGCCGTACCTGTCGAGTCCGGACCTGAGCTGGCGTGGCCAGCCCCTCGGTATCGCGGCGGGTTCGACGCAGGCGGCGCGTCTCGGACACGCGGCCGACAACGCCCGCGTGGTTCGCGAGTTCCTGCCCCGCGTCGCCGCTCACCGCTCCACCTTCGTCACCGACGCCACGCCGCCCGCCGCCCGCCTGATACAGTCCTGGGTCGATAGCTCCGGCAAAACACTCAGCATCCAGGTGGCACTGGCCGACGATTCGGCGATCAACGTCAGCACGCTCGGCAACACCGACCTGCGAATCACCGGGCCCAACGGCTTCAGCAAGGCCGCCACCTTTGCCGCCGTCGATCGCGCCACCAACGGGTCGCAGCGACTCGCCCGCTACAAGGTAGACCTGACCGGCTACCCCGCCGACCCCGCGCTCTATACCGCCACCCTCAACAGCGGGCAGATCGCCGACATTGGCGGTCGCACGGTCGCCGGGGGCACGCTCGGGCTTTCAGGGGGCGTTACCCGCTTCGGCGACCGCGCGGGGCCCAATCTGCAGACGTCCCTCGAACTGGGCGCCGTCGACGGCATGAGCCGCGTCATCACCGACGGCATCGGCGACGTCGATCCCCTCAACTTCTACCGGTTCTCGCTCAAGACCGCCGGCACGATCACTGCCCGCCTCGCCGGCCTCTCCGACAACGCGAACCTCTTCCTGGTGAAGGACACCGACGCCAACGGCGAAGTCGATTCCGGCGAAATGCTGGCATCGAGCACCAACGCCGGCACGTCGGTCGAGCAGGTCAGCCGGTCGCTGTCGGCGGGGGTGTATTACCTCTGGGTCACGCCCGCCGGCGGGGCGGTCACGAATTACACCCTGTCGCTCAAGGCAACAGCCGCTGGTCCGGGGTCGCCCCCCAGCCAACCCCCGCCCACGGTCAATGGCAGCATCCGCGGGCTCGCCTGGCGCGACAACAATGCCAACGGCGTGCAGGACAGCTGGGAAATCGGCCTGTCCGGGTGGTCCGTGTATGCCGACGTCAACGGCAACGGCGTCTACGACTCGGCCGACGCCCGCGCGACGACCGATTCGACCGGTGCCTACACGCTGACCAGCCTGCCGCCCGCAAACTACACCGTTCGTTCGATCGATCAGTCCGGCTATCGCCGAACCACACCGGCTTCGACCAGCGTCGCCGTCGCGGCGGGGCAGTCGGTTATTGGCATCAACTTCGGGCATACGCCTCGCGTGCTAATCAGCGGCGTCGTCTACACCGACACCAACCGCAATCAGGTCCGCGACGCCGCCGAAACCGGGCAGGGGGGCTGGACCGTCTATCGCGATGCCAACAATAACAGTCGGTTCGACGCCGGCGAATCCGCCTCGGTCACCGATGCCTCCGGCTACTGGTCCATCAAAGACGCACTGCCCGGAACGTTCGTCGTGCGACTGATCGCCCGCCCCGGCTACAGCAGTGCCCCCGGCGGCTGGACGCTCGACCTCACGTCCGGACAAACATCCACCGGAAGAAACTTCGGCGTTCGAGCCGGGGCCTGA